TGACAAGTATTCCATGCGCTATTCCACTGACTTTTAAAGAAAAAGAAAGTGGAGCCGTTGTAGGAGAGCTTGAATTGTCAGTTCTACCTTTTGCCAAACATAAGATGTTTAGTTAATTGAAATGTCGGTTTGCTTTTCCCTTATGACTTGAGGGGTAGCAAAGGCCTTGTCAATAATCTGGATGCCGCGCCAAAGGTGCGGCATCCAGAGGGGCAGGGTATTTATGACTTCAAAATATCCACCATCTTCCCAACCGACTCTCCCACCGTCATTTCCCCCACCCCAAGTTCAATATCCGCAGCCAGCGGCGCCTCATACGGACTCCCCACCCCCGACAAATTCGGCAACTGACCCGATCTCGCCTTCTTGTACAACCCCTTCACATCCCGCTGCTCGCACACCTCCAGCGGTGTGCTGACATAGACCTCGACAAAGTTTTCCTCGCCAATCAACTCCCGCGCCATTTGCCGTTCTCTTCTGAACGGTGAAATGAATGCGGTCATGACCACCATCCCGGCATCCATCATCAGCTTTGCCACCTCGGCGATTCGGCGGATGTTTTCTACCCGATCGGCGTCGGTAAAGCCCAGATCCTTGTTGAGCCCCTGGCGGACGTTGTCGCCGTCGAGGAGGTAGGTGCGATAACCCTTGGCGTGCAGCTCGACTTCCAGAGCATTGGCCAGCGTCGATTTGCCCGAACCGGACAATCCGGTGAACCAGATGACCTTGCCCTTGTGGCCGTTTAGCTTCTCGCGGTTTTCGCGGCTGATCGAGAGCGCCTGTTTATGCACGTTTTGCGCACGGCGCAGGCTGTGGGTGATCATGCCGGCGGCGACGGTGGCATTGCTGATGCGGTCAACCAGGATGAAGCTGCCGAGGGTTTTCGAGTGCTGGTAGCTGTCGTAGACCAGCGGTTTGCTGATGGCGAAGGTGCAGACGCTGATGTCATTGAGTAGCAGTTGGGTGCTGGCGTCATGGGCCAGGGTATTGATGTCCACGCGATACTTGATGTTGGTGATCGACGCGGAGGCCCACTGCGAGGCCAGTTTGATGTCGTAGTTGCGACCGTGCAGGCCTGCGTCTTCGCTCATCCACACCAGGATGGCCTCGAACTGGTCGGTGGTCTCCAGTGGTTTGTCGCTCAGGGAAATGATGTCGCCCCGTGAGGCGTCGATCTCGCGGTCGAGCCGCAGAGTGACAGCGTCGCCCCGCTCAGCGTGTTGCATCGCGCCATCCATGCTGACAATTTCAGCGACCTTTGCCGTTTGCCCCGAGAGGGTCACCCGGACCTCGTCGCCGACGCTGACCTTGCCTTCACCGACGTAGCCGCTAAACCCTCGGAACGTCGCGTCGGGGCGGTTGACCCACTGCACGGGAAACACCAGGCGATCGGAGGTGGGCGCCGTGATTTCTGCCGTTTCGAGATACCCCATGAGCGTGGGTCCCGAGTACCAGGGCGTACGACTCGATCGCTGGGTGATGTTGTCACCTTTGAGCGCGCTGAGCGGAATGGCGGTGATTTTTTCAAAGCCCAGGGTTTGCGCGTAGGACTGAAAGGATTCAAGGGTGCGCTGGAAGGTGTCTTGGTCGAAGTCGATCAGGTCCATCTTGTTCACCGCCAATACCACCTGACCAATGCCCATCAATGAGGCCAGGTAGGCATGACGTCGAGTCTGGGTCACGACACCCTGGCGTGCGTCGACGAGCAGGATTGCCACGTCGGCGGTGGAAGCGCCTGTGACCATGTTGCGGGTGTATTGCTCGTGACCGGGCGTGTCGGCAACGATGAATTTGCGTTTGTCGGTGGCGATATAGCGATAGGCCACATCGATGGTGATGCCTTGTTCACGCTCCGCCGAGAGGCCGTCGACCAGCAAGGCGAAATCGATGTCGGCACCTTGGGTGCCATATTTTTTCGATTCGCTTTTCAGGGTGGCCAACTGATCGTCGGTCAACTGCCGGGACTCCCACAGCAGGCGACCGATCATGGTGCTTTTGCCATCATCGACACTGCCGCAGGTGATGAACCTGAGCAGGTCTTGACCTTGCTGCTGTTCCAGGTAGGCCTCAATAGTCGAAGGCATTTGTGGGGCTGTTGCCAGTGCTTTGGGTGCCATCAGAAATATCCTTCTTTCTTTTTCTTTTCCATGCTGGCGGAGCTGTCGCTGTCTATCGCCCGCCCTTGTCTTTCGGAATGGGGGGAGCCGAGCAGTTCAAGCACAATCTCGGCGACGGTCGCGGCGCTTGATTCCACGGCGCCGGTCAGGGGGTAGCAACCCAGCGTGCGGAAACGGATAGTGCGGGCTTCGATTTTTTCACCGGGCAGCAACGGCATGCGCGCGTCGTCCACCATGATTGTCATGCCGTTGCGTACGACAACAGGGCGTTGCCGGGCGAAGTACAGCGGTACCAGGGGAATGTTTTCCTGATAGATGTATTGCCAGATATCGAGTTCGGTCCAGTTCGACAACGGGAACACGCGAATGCTTTCCCCCGGTTTTTTGCGTGTGTTGTAGAGGTTCCACACTTCGGGGCGCTGCTGTTTCGGGTCCCATTGGTGGCTCTGGCTGCGAAACGAAAAGATGCGTTCCTTGGCACGGGATTTTTCCTCATCCCGGCGTGCGCCGCCGAACACGACGTCAAACTTGTACTTTTCCAGGGCCTGTTTGAGGCCTTCGGTCTTGGTGATGTCGGTATGCAGTGCCGAACCATGGTCGAACGGATTGATGTCCTTGCTGATGGCCTCCGGATTGATGTGCACCAGCAGGTCCATGCCGCTCTCACGCGCCATCAGGTCGCGGAACAGGTACATCTCCTGGAATTTCCAGCGCGTATCGACGTGCAGCAATGGCAGCGGCGGCGGAGAAGGGTAAAAGGCCTTGCGGGCCAGATGCAGCATCACCGCGCTGTCCTTGCCCATCGAGTAAAGCATGGCCGGGTTTTGCGCTTCGGCAACGGCTTCACGAATGATCTGCAGGCTTTCGGCCTCCAGGCGGCGAAGATATGGAGTGCGTATTTTCAGAGGGGCGAGTGTGCCGGTGCGAGGGCTGTCGTCCAGCGTGGCCGGGTAGCCCAGCAGTCCCAGCTTGACGTTATCTGGCGCCATGACTTGTCGGCATACCTTCACCAGGCGACCACTGGGAAAAACCACGATGCTCTTGGCGATATGCGTCTGCAGCTGTTGCAGTGCGCTGGCGAGCTGATGTGGATGCGCCAGCTGAAAGCCAAGCGGAAGCCAGTAGCGAGCACCACGAGCGTCGTTGGCATGCAGGACATCCTGCCCGTCAGCGGTGCGGTGCAATTGGGCAAAAAGCACCAGTTTGCGTTTGGTGCGGGCCTTTTCTATTTCCCAGTCCAGGATCGAGGGCGTCGGCTGGCGCCCGGACTCGTCGACGAGACGCTGGGCACTCAGTTCTTCGGGAAGCAGCGCAAGTTCATGCAACCGCCGTTCGGCGGTGCGTTTGGTGTCTGCCTGGTTGATTCGGTTCAAATGAATGAAGGCCAGCTGTGTATCCCATACAGCGGGGGCGTCCAGCCCAAAAAGATCGGGGTTTGCCAAAAAAAGTTCGTCCTTGTCGCAATATGTTGTTTTGATTCTTTTGATGGTTTTTCAGATGTTGAAAAACGGTGCTGAAGATTGGTGGTGAATTAGATCACATCTTGCGACACGCCTTCTCGGGGATTTAATCAGTTCACCGGGGTTCGACGCGTTGATCACAATCAACTTATTGCCATTTGTGTCGGGCGCTGGTTATAGTCAGTCCACTTCAGGTCCGACGACCTGTCTTCTAGACCTCTCAAAAAGATCAGCCCATGCCTGCATCCCTCATCAACGCGGTAGTCGATTCAGCGGTCAACGCTGGCGTCGTGCCGTGCGGGAATCAGCAGCCTGTGCAGATCAGTCATTACCCCCCTCCTGTCAGTCGCACCCCAGTGTGCGCGGTGGTTTCACCGCCAGGTGTTGGCATCCGGGGCTGATCGGCGTTTTCTGCTGACCCCTGCCGCCCGCCTAAAAAAACGACTGAATTTCAGCTTCGGCTGAGTTGGCTTTTTGCCTGACTACAGGTGGTATTCATGTTTGCTTTTTCTCGAAAGTCCGCGCTCGCGGCGGCTTCCACGAGCCTGTTCGTCCTGCTGTGGAGCAGTGGCGCGATCTTTTCCAAATGGGGCCTGGCCCACGCGTCACCCTTCGCCTTTTTGCTGTTTCGTTTCGTCATCGCCTTGTGCGGGTTGTTGCTGTTGGTGCCGTTGCTCAAGCTGAAGTTGCCCAAGGGCGGCAAACCGATGCAGTACGCGATGGCCACCGGCGTGGTGTTGTTGGGGGCCTATCAGATTTTCTATCTGCTGGCCCTGGACCTGAAGGTCACGCCGGGGGTGATGGCGACGATCATGGGCGTGCAGCCGATTCTCACGGTGGTGATCATGGAGCGCCAGCGCTCGGCCAGCCGGATGTTCGGTCTGTGCCTGGGGCTGGCCGGGTTGATCATGGTGGTTTACCAGGGCATCGGCCTGGCCGGCATGTCATTGACCGGGATGCTGTTCGGCCTGCTGGCGCTGGCGAGCATGACGTTCGGTTCGATCATGCAAAAGCGCATCACTGACAATCCGCTTGGCACGCTGCCGGTGCAGTACCTCGCGGGACTGCTTTTGTGTGGGGTGTTCGTGCCGTTCCAGCCGTTTCATTTTGAACACAGCAGCGGGTTTATCGTGCCGGTGTTGTGGATGGGACTGGTGGTGTCGGTGCTGGCGACCTTGCTGCTGTATCGCCTGATCGCCCGGGGCAATCTGGTGAATGTCACCAGTCTGTTTTACCTGGTGCCTGCGGTGACAGCGGTGATGGACTACCTGATCTTCGGCAACAAACTGGCGGCCTTGAGCCTGTTGGGGATGCTGCTGATCATCATCGGACTGGTCTTCGTGTTCCGTAAAAACGCGTGAATCCCCACAGGTCCGGAGCTTTGCTTCGGACCTGTGGGAGCAATGCTTGCTCGCGATAGCGGTGGTTCAGTCGACATTAATGTTGGATGGGACTCGGTCATCGCGAGCAAGCTTTGCTCCTACAGGGGATCAGGGCATTTTCATTTGGCCAGCGTATGCTCGGCCCGCACCGAATGCATGAACGCCTGCATCGCCGAGGATTGAATGCGATGGCGCCGGGTGATCAAGCCATAGGGCGGCAGGCGTGCCTCGAATTTGATCGGCAGCACCGCCAGCAAATCACGACCCGGGTAATCCTCCACCACGGACACTGGCGTCACGCCCAGCATGTCGGTCTGCTGGATCAATGAGAGCAGGGTCATGATCGAAGTGGTTTCGACGATGCTGCTGGGGATGTCAACCCGCGCGTTGTGAAACACCTGATTGATGATCGCGCGCATCGGGCTTGGATGTTGTTGCAGTACCCAGGTCTGGTTCTGCAGCTCCGCCCAGCTCAGTTGGGTTTCCTGCGCCAACGGATTTTGTGCGCCACAAATCACGCACAAGGCTTCTTCACCCAGGCTGTCAAAGAGCAATTCTTCGGCCCGCGCCCCGACAGGGATTCGCCCAAGCACCACGTCCAGTTGATCCTGCAACAGCGCCTGCACCAGCACGTCGCTGGTGTCGACCTGAATGCTCATGGACAGTCGCGGATGGCTCTGCTTCAAGGTCGCGATGGTGCGGGTCAACAATCCCGAGGCCAGTGCCGGAATCGCCCCGACAGCGACCCGGCCAAGGTTGCCCGATTCCAGCGCCACCAGTTCCTCGCGCATGCCACTGAGCTCGGCAAAGACCATGCGCGCGTAGTAGATGACGGTTTCCCCGAACGGGGTCGAGCGCATGCCTCGAGGCAGACGCTCGAAGAGTTCGACACCGAGCAGGTCCTCGGCCTCGTGCAACATCTTGGTCGCTGCCGGCTGGGTCATGCCGATATGGTCGGCGGCGCGGCGCAACGAGCCGAACTCCTGCAATGCCAGCATCAGGCGCAGCTGGCGCAGACGCAGTCGACTGTGGATCACGTTAGCTACAGGAATTCGTGTCATGGGCCGCGCTCGCAAAAAAGACTGCGGCAAGCCTGACAACAAATGTCAGGCGTTGCCAGCATTGCCGTGTCACAGCACCGATTTGGGCTTGGCAACGGGAGATTTGCGCAGCCCCATCAGCGATTGCACGGCTTTGGAAATCAACGGCCAGAACAGCATCAGCAGGGCTGCCGTGGTCAGACTTCCCACCAGCGGGTTGGACCAGAAAATCCCCAGTTGCCCGTCCGAGAACAGCATCGACTGACGGAACGCATCTTCCGCCTTGTCACCCAGCACCGCCGCCAGTACCAGCGGTGCAATCGGGTAGCCGAGTTTCTTGAACAGATACCCCAGCGCGCCGAAACCCAGCATCAGCACCACGTCGAAGAACGAGTTGTGCACCGAGTAGGCACCAATGGCACAGACCATGATGATGATCGGCGCGATGATCGAAAACGGAATGCGCAGGATCGAGGCGAACAGCGGCACGGTGGCCAGCACCACGATCAGGCTCACCACGTTGCCCAGGTACATGCTCGCAATCAGCCCCCAGACAAAATCATGCTGCTCGACGAACAGCGTCGGGCCGGGATGCAAACCCCAGATCATCAGGCCGCCGAGCATCACCGCCGCCGTGGCCGAACCGGGAATGCCCAGGGTCAGCATCGGCAGCAGGGCGCTGGTGCCGGCGGCGTGGTCGGCGGTTTCCGGGGCGATCACCCCTTCGACTTCGCCCTTGCCGAAGTTGTCGCGGTTCTTCGAAAAACGCCGGGCCAGGCTGTAGCTCATGAACGAGGCTGCGGTCGGTCCGCCTGGAGTGATGCCCATCCAGCAGCCGACCAGCGTGCTGCGCACAATGGTCCACCAGTAACGGGGCAACTTGGCCCAGGTGCGCAGGATTACCATCGGCGTGATACGCGCATGTTCGCCACGGAACACCAGGCCTTCTTCGACTGTGCAGAGGATTTCGCCGATGCCGAACAGGCCGATCACCGCCACTTCGAAGCTGATACCGGTCATCAGCACCGGCTGGTCGAAGGTCAGGCGCAGGTTGCCGGACACGGTGTCCATGCCGACCGCTGCCATGGCGAAACCGATCATCATTGCCACCACGGTTTTCAGCGGCGGGTTCTTGCTCATGCCGATGAAGGTGCAGAACGCCAACAGGTACACCGCGAAGAACTCCGGTGAACTGAACGACATGGCGAACTCGGCGATGCGAGTCGACAGGAAGGTCAGCAACAACACCCCGCAGAGGGCACCGATCAGCGCCGAGCTGAACGCAGCGGTCAGCGCTTCGGCGGCGCGGCCTTCGCGGGCCATCGGGTAGCCGTCGAAGGTCGTCGCCACCGATGAGGGCTCACCGGGAATGTTGAACAGAATCGAGGTGATCGAACCACCGAACAACGCCCCCCAATACATGCACGACAGCAAAATGATCGCCGACACCGGTGACATGGTGAACGTCAGCGGCAGCAGCAACGCCACGCCGTTGGGGGCGCCGAGGCCGGGCAACACACCGACCAGAATGCCCAGCAGTACGCCGACCACCATCAGGCCGATGTGGCCCGGGGTCAGGATCAGGTTCATGCCTTGCAGCAGGGAATCGAATTCGCTCATTTGAAATGTCTCCCGATCAGGGCAATCAAGTCGCCCAGGGGACCGGCATCCAGGGGGACCTTGAACCACAGCGCGAACACCAGGTAGCTGAACAGCGCCGCGCCGATGGACACGCTGGCGATCATCCACTTGCCATAGGGCTTGGCGCGCACGGTGTCACGCCACATGAACCAGGCGATGAACACCACAGAGGCCAGGTAGATGCCGGTGAACGGCATGGCGCCGACGAACAGGGCAATCGGCAGGAACACCGACATCACTTGCCTGAACGCACTGCGGCTGACGAAGGAAACGCTCAAGGCTTGCCAGCGCACCAGGGCCAACACGCCATTGGCGATGCTGGCTGCGCTCAGCAGCAGGCCGATATAGAAGGGGAAGTAACCTGGCTCGGGGCCGGCGTCACCCCAGCCGATGCCTTGTTCGTAACTGCCGAACATCACCACCACACCCAGCAGGGTGGTGAACAAGGCCAGGCAGAGTTCGACCCAACGGGTGCCGACCAGCGCCGGTGAATCCGAAGAATGGGACATGAAAAAATCTCCAGCAGGT
This genomic interval from Pseudomonas putida contains the following:
- the cysN gene encoding sulfate adenylyltransferase subunit CysN, which produces MAPKALATAPQMPSTIEAYLEQQQGQDLLRFITCGSVDDGKSTMIGRLLWESRQLTDDQLATLKSESKKYGTQGADIDFALLVDGLSAEREQGITIDVAYRYIATDKRKFIVADTPGHEQYTRNMVTGASTADVAILLVDARQGVVTQTRRHAYLASLMGIGQVVLAVNKMDLIDFDQDTFQRTLESFQSYAQTLGFEKITAIPLSALKGDNITQRSSRTPWYSGPTLMGYLETAEITAPTSDRLVFPVQWVNRPDATFRGFSGYVGEGKVSVGDEVRVTLSGQTAKVAEIVSMDGAMQHAERGDAVTLRLDREIDASRGDIISLSDKPLETTDQFEAILVWMSEDAGLHGRNYDIKLASQWASASITNIKYRVDINTLAHDASTQLLLNDISVCTFAISKPLVYDSYQHSKTLGSFILVDRISNATVAAGMITHSLRRAQNVHKQALSISRENREKLNGHKGKVIWFTGLSGSGKSTLANALEVELHAKGYRTYLLDGDNVRQGLNKDLGFTDADRVENIRRIAEVAKLMMDAGMVVMTAFISPFRRERQMARELIGEENFVEVYVSTPLEVCEQRDVKGLYKKARSGQLPNLSGVGSPYEAPLAADIELGVGEMTVGESVGKMVDILKS
- the cysD gene encoding sulfate adenylyltransferase subunit CysD gives rise to the protein MNRINQADTKRTAERRLHELALLPEELSAQRLVDESGRQPTPSILDWEIEKARTKRKLVLFAQLHRTADGQDVLHANDARGARYWLPLGFQLAHPHQLASALQQLQTHIAKSIVVFPSGRLVKVCRQVMAPDNVKLGLLGYPATLDDSPRTGTLAPLKIRTPYLRRLEAESLQIIREAVAEAQNPAMLYSMGKDSAVMLHLARKAFYPSPPPLPLLHVDTRWKFQEMYLFRDLMARESGMDLLVHINPEAISKDINPFDHGSALHTDITKTEGLKQALEKYKFDVVFGGARRDEEKSRAKERIFSFRSQSHQWDPKQQRPEVWNLYNTRKKPGESIRVFPLSNWTELDIWQYIYQENIPLVPLYFARQRPVVVRNGMTIMVDDARMPLLPGEKIEARTIRFRTLGCYPLTGAVESSAATVAEIVLELLGSPHSERQGRAIDSDSSASMEKKKKEGYF
- a CDS encoding DMT family transporter, giving the protein MFAFSRKSALAAASTSLFVLLWSSGAIFSKWGLAHASPFAFLLFRFVIALCGLLLLVPLLKLKLPKGGKPMQYAMATGVVLLGAYQIFYLLALDLKVTPGVMATIMGVQPILTVVIMERQRSASRMFGLCLGLAGLIMVVYQGIGLAGMSLTGMLFGLLALASMTFGSIMQKRITDNPLGTLPVQYLAGLLLCGVFVPFQPFHFEHSSGFIVPVLWMGLVVSVLATLLLYRLIARGNLVNVTSLFYLVPAVTAVMDYLIFGNKLAALSLLGMLLIIIGLVFVFRKNA
- a CDS encoding LysR family transcriptional regulator gives rise to the protein MTRIPVANVIHSRLRLRQLRLMLALQEFGSLRRAADHIGMTQPAATKMLHEAEDLLGVELFERLPRGMRSTPFGETVIYYARMVFAELSGMREELVALESGNLGRVAVGAIPALASGLLTRTIATLKQSHPRLSMSIQVDTSDVLVQALLQDQLDVVLGRIPVGARAEELLFDSLGEEALCVICGAQNPLAQETQLSWAELQNQTWVLQQHPSPMRAIINQVFHNARVDIPSSIVETTSIMTLLSLIQQTDMLGVTPVSVVEDYPGRDLLAVLPIKFEARLPPYGLITRRHRIQSSAMQAFMHSVRAEHTLAK
- a CDS encoding tripartite tricarboxylate transporter permease, with translation MSEFDSLLQGMNLILTPGHIGLMVVGVLLGILVGVLPGLGAPNGVALLLPLTFTMSPVSAIILLSCMYWGALFGGSITSILFNIPGEPSSVATTFDGYPMAREGRAAEALTAAFSSALIGALCGVLLLTFLSTRIAEFAMSFSSPEFFAVYLLAFCTFIGMSKNPPLKTVVAMMIGFAMAAVGMDTVSGNLRLTFDQPVLMTGISFEVAVIGLFGIGEILCTVEEGLVFRGEHARITPMVILRTWAKLPRYWWTIVRSTLVGCWMGITPGGPTAASFMSYSLARRFSKNRDNFGKGEVEGVIAPETADHAAGTSALLPMLTLGIPGSATAAVMLGGLMIWGLHPGPTLFVEQHDFVWGLIASMYLGNVVSLIVVLATVPLFASILRIPFSIIAPIIIMVCAIGAYSVHNSFFDVVLMLGFGALGYLFKKLGYPIAPLVLAAVLGDKAEDAFRQSMLFSDGQLGIFWSNPLVGSLTTAALLMLFWPLISKAVQSLMGLRKSPVAKPKSVL
- a CDS encoding tripartite tricarboxylate transporter TctB family protein — encoded protein: MSHSSDSPALVGTRWVELCLALFTTLLGVVVMFGSYEQGIGWGDAGPEPGYFPFYIGLLLSAASIANGVLALVRWQALSVSFVSRSAFRQVMSVFLPIALFVGAMPFTGIYLASVVFIAWFMWRDTVRAKPYGKWMIASVSIGAALFSYLVFALWFKVPLDAGPLGDLIALIGRHFK